A window of the Streptomyces griseochromogenes genome harbors these coding sequences:
- a CDS encoding IS630 family transposase: protein MRYPDGGGLTGEQRKRREEVRMRAVDLFEEAIEVQRIARELRVSGKSVYQWRRVWRTGGREELRSKGPSGCDCRLGPHLQAKLAMWLDEGLAAHGWSDDQVWTASRVGRLIRRKFHLSYSVSGVTRLLHRMGYSVQVPDRPAAERDEEAVAAWREVTWREVKAVRATAGAWICFEDEAGVTGRPHKGRTWGRRGITPRVKVSGRSRGRLSVAGLLCYRPGLPARLCYRLRRHTGRKGERRSLSERDYIHLLDGAHHLLKAPLIMVWDRLSTHVSKTMKALAAAREWVTVVLLPGYAPDLNPVEALWAHIKRSLANLAARTLTKLETILRRRLKALQYRHGVLGGFLEAAGLILERPH, encoded by the coding sequence ATGCGGTATCCGGACGGGGGCGGGCTGACCGGCGAGCAGCGCAAGCGCCGGGAAGAGGTACGGATGCGGGCTGTTGACCTCTTCGAGGAGGCCATCGAAGTCCAGCGCATCGCCCGGGAGTTACGGGTGAGTGGGAAGTCGGTCTACCAGTGGCGCCGCGTCTGGAGGACGGGCGGACGCGAGGAGTTACGTTCCAAGGGGCCCTCCGGCTGCGACTGCCGGCTCGGCCCGCACCTGCAGGCCAAGCTCGCGATGTGGCTCGACGAGGGGCTGGCCGCGCACGGCTGGAGCGACGACCAGGTGTGGACCGCCTCCCGGGTAGGCAGGCTGATCAGGCGGAAGTTCCACCTCTCCTACAGCGTCTCCGGGGTGACCCGGCTGCTGCACCGTATGGGCTACAGCGTGCAGGTGCCGGACAGACCCGCCGCCGAGCGCGACGAGGAAGCCGTCGCCGCGTGGCGGGAGGTGACCTGGCGGGAGGTAAAAGCAGTAAGGGCGACGGCCGGGGCGTGGATCTGCTTCGAGGACGAAGCGGGCGTGACCGGCCGTCCGCACAAGGGGCGCACCTGGGGCCGACGCGGCATCACACCGAGGGTCAAGGTGTCCGGCCGCAGCCGGGGACGGCTCTCGGTGGCCGGGCTGCTGTGCTACCGACCTGGCCTGCCCGCCCGCCTGTGCTACCGGCTGCGCCGGCATACCGGCCGCAAGGGCGAGCGCCGCTCGCTCAGCGAGAGGGACTACATCCACCTGCTCGACGGCGCCCACCACCTGCTCAAGGCCCCGCTGATCATGGTGTGGGATCGGCTGAGCACCCACGTCTCGAAGACGATGAAGGCGCTCGCGGCGGCGCGCGAGTGGGTGACTGTGGTGCTGCTGCCCGGGTATGCGCCCGACCTGAATCCGGTGGAGGCCCTGTGGGCGCACATCAAACGGAGCCTGGCCAACCTGGCCGCCCGTACCCTCACCAAGCTGGAGACTATACTCCGCCGGCGACTGAAGGCGTTGCAGTACCGGCACGGCGTCCTCGGCGGGTTCCTCGAAGCCGCCGGCCTCATTCTCGAAAGACCGCACTGA
- a CDS encoding transglycosylase SLT domain-containing protein: MATITRTNRIARLRTLTLTGIATTGAAAAALTLMPTSAQAAEATQVNTSTVATASTNSDHTTAKSNAGYANNLDGWIKQSLDIMKSKGIPGSYDGLKRNIMRESGGNPSAQNNWDVNAQKGTPSKGLLQVIDPTFNAYHVSGTAKSVTDPVANITAAANYAAHRYGSIDNVNSAY; encoded by the coding sequence ATGGCCACGATCACCCGCACCAACCGCATCGCCCGCCTGCGCACCCTCACCCTCACCGGCATCGCCACCACCGGCGCCGCGGCCGCCGCCCTGACGCTGATGCCCACCTCCGCACAGGCCGCCGAAGCAACCCAGGTGAACACCTCCACCGTGGCCACCGCCTCCACGAACAGCGACCACACCACGGCCAAGAGCAACGCCGGCTACGCCAACAACCTCGACGGTTGGATCAAGCAGTCCCTCGACATCATGAAGTCCAAGGGCATCCCCGGCAGCTACGACGGCCTCAAGCGCAACATCATGCGCGAGTCGGGCGGCAACCCCAGCGCCCAGAACAACTGGGACGTCAACGCTCAGAAGGGCACCCCGTCCAAGGGTCTCCTCCAGGTCATCGACCCCACCTTCAACGCGTACCACGTCTCCGGCACCGCCAAGAGCGTGACCGACCCGGTGGCCAACATCACCGCGGCGGCCAACTACGCCGCCCACCGCTACGGCTCCATCGACAACGTCAACTCCGCCTACTAA
- a CDS encoding helix-turn-helix domain-containing protein produces MTIYTFIEAHLHDPDLAPNTIAAAHHISLRQLHRLFQQEDTTVAALIRSRRLDHCRRDLENPTLQHLPIYAIGARWGFADAAGFSRSFRDTYAVTLGEYRRAAYTSRA; encoded by the coding sequence ATGACGATATACACGTTCATCGAAGCTCACCTGCACGATCCGGACCTCGCTCCGAACACGATCGCCGCCGCCCATCACATCTCCTTACGCCAACTGCACCGACTCTTTCAGCAGGAAGACACCACCGTCGCCGCATTGATCCGCTCGCGACGTCTGGATCACTGTCGCCGGGACCTGGAAAATCCCACGCTGCAACACCTGCCCATTTACGCGATCGGTGCTCGCTGGGGATTTGCGGACGCTGCCGGGTTCAGCCGTTCATTCCGTGACACTTACGCAGTGACGCTCGGTGAGTACCGCCGTGCTGCGTACACCAGCCGGGCGTAG
- a CDS encoding ABC transporter ATP-binding protein, which yields MTPVLEAVKLGKRYGRHQALMDCDLSIPQGRVIGLVGPNGAGKSTLLNMSCGLIQPTSGTIRVLGAEPAASPAHLAKVGFVAQDTPVYADLSVADHLRMGAKLNPRWDGPLAQRRIAQIGLDPKHKAGRLSGGQRAQLALTIAAAKRPELLIFDEPAAALDPLARAGFLDNLMEFVTDLGASAILSSHALPDVERVCDYLIVLADSRIQVAGDVSGLLADHHRLIGGRQAIGELPAGVEVIRVEHAPSESTAIVRADQRQLAGGPWSVETLDLEELVLAYMTRANQAAAQPAPTVMEAQR from the coding sequence ATGACACCAGTACTGGAAGCCGTGAAGCTTGGTAAGCGCTATGGCCGCCACCAGGCGCTGATGGACTGCGACCTGAGCATCCCCCAGGGGCGCGTGATCGGCCTGGTCGGTCCCAACGGCGCCGGAAAGTCGACGCTGCTCAACATGTCGTGCGGGCTGATCCAGCCCACCTCGGGCACGATCCGCGTGCTGGGCGCCGAGCCTGCCGCAAGTCCGGCCCACCTGGCCAAGGTCGGCTTCGTCGCACAGGACACACCGGTGTACGCCGATCTGTCGGTCGCGGACCACCTGCGCATGGGCGCGAAGCTGAACCCCCGTTGGGACGGGCCGCTCGCGCAGCGGCGGATCGCCCAGATCGGACTGGACCCGAAGCACAAGGCGGGCCGTCTCTCGGGGGGCCAGCGTGCCCAGCTCGCCCTGACCATCGCGGCGGCCAAGCGGCCCGAGCTGCTGATTTTCGACGAGCCCGCCGCCGCGCTCGACCCGCTGGCCCGCGCGGGCTTCCTGGACAACCTGATGGAGTTCGTCACCGACCTGGGGGCCAGCGCCATCCTCTCCTCGCACGCGCTCCCCGATGTGGAGCGGGTCTGCGACTACCTGATCGTGCTGGCTGACTCCCGGATCCAGGTGGCCGGCGATGTGTCCGGACTGCTGGCCGACCACCACCGGCTCATCGGAGGCCGCCAGGCCATCGGCGAGCTGCCGGCCGGCGTGGAGGTGATCCGCGTCGAACACGCCCCGTCGGAGAGCACCGCGATCGTGCGTGCGGATCAGCGGCAGTTGGCCGGCGGCCCCTGGAGCGTGGAGACCCTCGATCTGGAGGAGCTGGTCCTGGCCTATATGACCCGGGCGAACCAGGCCGCCGCCCAGCCCGCCCCGACGGTTATGGAGGCACAGCGATGA
- a CDS encoding SDR family NAD(P)-dependent oxidoreductase, whose product MGALTGKTALVTGGSRGIGRAVALRLAADGALVAVHYGENAEAAAETVALIEKAGGQAFDVRARFGTAGAVDALFERLADGLGGRGLDVLVNNAGIASTHSIADVTEEEWERLLAVNVTTPFFVIRSALPLLNDGGRIVNMGSTASRFAVSTQIGYTVTKAALESLAPSLANELGRRSITVNTVAPGAVRTDLTADYTSIPEVVAGLEAITALGRLGQPEDVADVVGFLAGPQGRWVTGQTIDVSGGTWLGPIAAG is encoded by the coding sequence ATGGGTGCTCTGACCGGTAAGACGGCGCTGGTGACGGGCGGTTCGCGGGGGATCGGGCGGGCGGTGGCGCTGCGGTTGGCCGCCGACGGTGCGCTGGTCGCCGTGCACTACGGGGAGAACGCGGAGGCGGCCGCAGAGACCGTGGCTCTGATCGAGAAGGCCGGCGGACAGGCCTTCGACGTCCGCGCTCGGTTCGGCACCGCCGGCGCCGTGGACGCGCTGTTCGAGCGGCTGGCCGACGGACTGGGCGGCCGTGGGCTGGATGTTCTCGTGAACAACGCGGGGATCGCCTCCACCCACTCGATCGCCGACGTCACCGAGGAGGAGTGGGAGAGGCTGCTCGCGGTCAACGTCACCACCCCGTTCTTCGTGATCCGGAGTGCGCTGCCGCTGCTCAACGACGGCGGGCGCATCGTCAACATGGGTTCCACCGCCAGCCGGTTCGCCGTCTCCACCCAGATCGGCTACACCGTCACCAAGGCCGCCCTGGAGTCGCTGGCCCCGTCGCTGGCGAACGAACTCGGACGCCGGAGCATCACCGTGAACACGGTCGCGCCGGGCGCGGTGCGCACCGACCTCACCGCGGACTACACGTCGATCCCTGAGGTGGTCGCCGGCTTGGAGGCGATCACCGCCCTGGGGCGGCTCGGCCAGCCGGAGGACGTGGCCGATGTCGTCGGCTTCCTGGCGGGTCCGCAGGGCCGCTGGGTCACCGGGCAGACCATCGATGTGTCCGGCGGCACCTGGCTCGGGCCCATCGCGGCAGGGTGA
- a CDS encoding ABC transporter permease, which yields MIWLTWRQFRVQALVGLGALLLLGIYLVILGRQIHSSYDDMLAHCTGHGNCSSTLGTFADHYSLQVDLLSYLLLVVPGIIGIFWGAPLISRELEAGTHRLVWNQSVTRSRWLAVKLGVVGLLSTAVAGLYSLLLTWASGPVNTVLNNRFEPVLFASRNIAPLGYAAFAFVLGATLGLFVRHTVPAMGATLVVFGVLQIVVPTAIRPHYESPVRTSVPLTAQLISGLTKIGTYGDIGGLRVPGGPWVVETTAMLDSKGKEVGHTARFQDCTNHKSLAEMPSCLAKGNLHVDVSEQPAGRYWTFQWLETAIFTALAGLLALLSFWRIRSRLN from the coding sequence ATGATCTGGCTGACTTGGCGCCAGTTCCGCGTTCAGGCGCTGGTGGGCCTCGGTGCCCTCCTGTTGCTCGGGATCTATCTGGTGATCCTCGGCCGGCAGATCCACAGCAGCTACGACGACATGCTCGCGCACTGTACCGGCCACGGCAACTGCTCCAGCACACTGGGCACCTTCGCCGACCACTACAGCCTCCAGGTCGACCTGCTCAGCTACCTGCTGCTGGTGGTCCCCGGCATCATCGGCATCTTCTGGGGCGCTCCGCTGATCAGTCGTGAGCTGGAGGCCGGAACCCACCGACTGGTGTGGAACCAGAGCGTGACCCGCAGCCGGTGGCTGGCGGTCAAGCTGGGGGTGGTCGGCCTGCTGAGCACGGCCGTGGCCGGGCTGTACAGCCTGCTGCTGACCTGGGCTTCAGGCCCGGTCAACACCGTCTTGAACAACCGCTTCGAACCGGTGCTGTTCGCGTCGCGAAACATCGCGCCGCTGGGCTATGCGGCCTTCGCCTTCGTGCTGGGGGCCACCCTCGGGTTGTTCGTCCGCCACACCGTGCCCGCCATGGGAGCGACCCTGGTGGTCTTCGGCGTGCTCCAGATTGTCGTGCCCACCGCGATCCGGCCGCACTACGAATCGCCGGTCCGCACCTCGGTACCGCTCACCGCACAGCTGATCAGCGGCCTGACAAAGATCGGCACCTACGGCGACATCGGCGGGCTGCGGGTGCCCGGTGGGCCCTGGGTGGTGGAGACCACCGCCATGCTCGACTCCAAGGGCAAGGAGGTCGGCCACACTGCACGGTTCCAGGACTGCACCAACCACAAGTCGCTGGCCGAGATGCCGAGTTGCCTGGCGAAGGGCAACCTCCACGTGGACGTCTCCGAGCAGCCGGCCGGCCGCTACTGGACCTTCCAGTGGCTGGAGACCGCGATCTTCACGGCCCTCGCCGGGCTACTGGCCCTCCTGAGCTTCTGGCGGATCCGCAGCCGGCTCAACTGA
- a CDS encoding SAM-dependent methyltransferase: protein MSIERPRINSSVPHSARIWNYWLGGKDCYEIDRQVGDQIAVANPAILDTARAQRAFLVRAVEYLVRDVGIRQFLDVGTGLPTADNTHEVAQRLRPDARIVYVDHDPVVLVHAAALLTSAPEGATDYIDADLRNPDGILEQAARTLDFTQPAALMLLGIAAHVTDDSVYGIVERLVDALPSGSHLVFCDSTDVIHPEQQRAMVEQWNEASDNPRVNRSPEQLARFFDGLELLEPGLVSTSRWRPVPSGAEEPAEVDNFGGVALKP from the coding sequence ATGTCAATTGAACGCCCGCGCATCAATAGCAGCGTGCCGCACTCCGCCCGGATCTGGAACTACTGGCTGGGCGGCAAAGACTGCTACGAGATCGACCGGCAGGTCGGCGACCAGATTGCCGTCGCCAACCCGGCGATTCTCGACACCGCCCGGGCGCAGCGGGCGTTCCTCGTTCGAGCGGTCGAGTACCTCGTCCGCGACGTCGGCATCCGCCAGTTCCTGGACGTGGGTACTGGACTGCCCACGGCTGACAACACCCACGAGGTCGCCCAGCGTCTGCGGCCCGACGCGCGGATCGTCTACGTCGATCACGACCCGGTCGTCCTGGTGCACGCCGCGGCGCTGCTCACCAGCGCGCCCGAGGGCGCGACGGACTACATTGACGCTGATCTACGGAACCCGGACGGGATTCTCGAACAGGCCGCCAGAACACTGGACTTCACCCAGCCCGCGGCTTTGATGCTGCTGGGCATCGCCGCGCATGTCACTGACGACTCCGTCTACGGCATCGTCGAACGCCTGGTCGACGCCCTGCCGTCCGGCAGTCACCTCGTATTTTGCGACAGCACCGACGTCATCCACCCCGAGCAGCAGCGCGCCATGGTCGAGCAGTGGAACGAGGCGAGCGACAACCCTCGCGTCAATCGCAGCCCTGAGCAACTCGCTCGCTTCTTCGACGGCCTGGAGTTACTGGAGCCCGGCCTGGTTTCGACGTCCCGGTGGCGCCCCGTGCCGAGCGGCGCCGAAGAGCCCGCTGAAGTCGACAACTTCGGCGGCGTGGCGCTGAAGCCCTAG